Proteins from one Cryptomeria japonica chromosome 4, Sugi_1.0, whole genome shotgun sequence genomic window:
- the LOC131037892 gene encoding probable serine/threonine-protein kinase WNK9 translates to MPDYKLYQEGEWEFVEVDPSGRYGRYNEVLGKGASKTVYRAFDERDGIEVAWNQVKIKDVLQAPEDLERLYSEVHLLKTLNHKNIIKFYSSWVDTKSMNINFVTEMFTSGSLRQFRQKHKRVDIRAVKNWSRQILRGLLYLHSHDPPIIHRDLKCDNIFINGNQGEVKIGDLGLAAILRKSHSAHSIIGTPEFMAPELYDEEYNELVDIYAFGMCLLEMLTFEYPYSECSNPAQIYKKVTSGKKPACLYKVKDPEVRQFVEKCLATVSRRLPARELLMDPFLHEHGIQHSFSNLDVHRDDMDELGSFLREIHINASQNGDNVTHKNLHFARPAKENGIVGHHETTKHNKVVPLPASFIEDDLSHDMDFTVKGKKRDDDTIFLRLRIADKEGRIRNIYFPFDVQGDTAMSVASEMVAELDLADQDVTKIADMIDEEILALVPNWKAGVAIDDYQPCMDHCHCVTKTTEDCCGSYTDCFSTISSDSSMLEYLRSHYLVDNMPGMLPCCTQVECAAMHGRFEEVTFQVDGTGFSSYATEEIPTISSESSDVLRHDSHYWAAGEYPTSPGSLVSLGSAPPNSEESQSCQVSSVYCNTEVAGSSRSTEPSEKTTYAEDLDKAWRHGLSEGSTPVTECSCLNSPHKQQSPSTVDPLSDEDIDSINKELRFLAIEHEQELKELQRKHENAILEVKNRWKNRKALRSYPNRNKISGGVNSQECKMKMNGGQEQWEEDYAIQHTTASDKEFGPAKQHEPDNGGTRYSRRSNPKVSKNTAVICSDITVSRETTLYSYPALMRSPLHMHSSPPKPAKRNLAPNRRLMKMHSFSEVDSQLHMNSRSTEIGKLKGNKPITACRVEKHGNTKHCHGGSKQMPSIPRSSSRDYREGRSRQ, encoded by the exons ATGCCAGATTATAAGCTTTATCAGGAGGGTGAATGGGAATTTGTGGAGGTTGATCCCAGCGGTCGTTATGGCCGG TACAATGAGGTGCTTGGCAAGGGGGCTTCTAAAACTGT TTACAGAGCTTTCGATGAGAGGGATGGGATTGAAGTGGCTTGGAACCAAGTGAAAATAAAGGATGTGCTACAGGCCCCTGAGGATCTGGAGAGGCTTTATTCAGAAGTCCATCTTCTCAAGACTCTGAATCACAAGAACATAATCAAATTCTATTCGTCATGGGTGGATACAAAGAGCATGAATATCAATTTCGTAACAGAGATGTTCACTTCTGGCTCTCTCAGACA ATTTAGGCAGAAGCACAAAAGGGTAGACATTAGGGCTGTGAAAAATTGGTCTCGTCAGATCTTGAGAGGTCTTCTGTACTTGCACAGCCATGACCCTCCCATTATACACAGAGATTTGAAGTGTGATAACATATTTATCAATGGAAACCAGGGTGAAGTTAAGATTGGAGACCTGGGTCTGGCTGCAATCCTTCGCAAATCTCATTCTGCTCACAGCATTATAG GGACTCCTGAATTCATGGCTCCTGAGCTGTATGATGAAGAATACAATGAATTAGTCGATATCTATGCATTTGGGATGTGTCTGTTGGAAATGCTCACTTTTGAGTATCCTTATAGTGAATGTTCTAATCCGGCTCAAATCTACAAGAAAGTAACCTCT GGCAAGAAACCGGCGTGTCTGTACAAAGTGAAGGATCCTGAAGTTAGACAATTTGTGGAGAAATGTTTGGCCACTGTTTCCAGGAGGCTTCCTGCAAGGGAGCTCTTAATGGATCCATTTCTCCACGAGCATGGCATACAACATTCCTTTTCAAACTTAGACGTCCATAGAGATGACATGGATGAACTAGGGTCTTTCTTGAGGGAGATCCACATTAATGCGTCTCAAAATGGTGATAATGTGACACACAAGAATTTGCACTTTGCACGCCCTGCCAAGGAGAATGGGATTGTTGGACACCATGAGACCACAAAACACAACAAAGTTGTACCTTTGCCTGCAAGCTTCATAGAGGATGATTTGTCTCATGATATGGATTTTACTGTCAAGGGCAAGAAGAGGGACGATGACACCATTTTCTTACGACTGCGAATAGCAGACAAAGAAG GTCGTATTCGCAATATCTATTTTCCATTTGATGTGCAAGGAGATACAGCCATGAGTGTGGCCAGTGAAATGGTTGCTGAGCTTGACCTTGCCGATCAAGATGTTACAAAGATTGCAGATATGATTGATGAAGAAATTTTGGCTTTGGTACCCAATTGGAAGGCAGGGGTAGCCATAGATGATTATCAGCCATGCATGGACCATTGCCATTGTGTCACCAAAACAACTGAAGATTGCTGTGGGAGTTACACTGATTGTTTTTCTACCATTTCATCTGACAGTTCTATGTTGGAATATTTGAGGTCTCACTACTTGGTTGACAACATGCCTGGAATGTTGCCTTGTTGCACTCAAGTTGAGTGTGCAGCTATGCATGGTCGCTTTGAAGAAGTCACATTTCAGGTTGATGGAACTGGTTTTTCTTCATATGCAACTGAAGAGATTCCCACAATATCCAGTGAGTCATCGGATGTTCTTCGTCACGATTCCCATTACTGGGCTGCTGGTGAGTATCCAACTTCACCCGGATCTCTAGTCTCACTTGGTTCAGCACCTCCCAATTCTGAGGAATCTCAGTCTTGTCAAGTTTCCTCTGTTTATTGTAACACAGAGGTAGCAGGTTCAAGCAGGTCCACAGAGCCCTCAGAAAAGACAACATATGCAGAGGACCTGGACAAAGCTTGGAGGCATGGATTGTCCGAGGGGTCAACTCCTGTAACTGAATGTAGTTGTCTTAATTCTCCCCACAAGCAACAATCGCCATCAACAGTTGATCCTCTATCAGATGAAGATATTGATTCGATCAACAAGGAGCTGAGATTTTTGGCTATAGAACATGAGCAGGAATTAAAGGAATTGCAGAGAAAACATGAAAATGCCATCTTAGAAGTTAAAAATAGATGGAAAAACAGAAAAGCTCTCAGATCATACCCTAATAGGAACAAAATCAGTGGTGGAGTAAATAGTCAGGAATGTAAAATGAAGATGAATGGTGGCCAAGAACAATGGGAAGAAGACTATGCAATACAACACACAACAGCAAGTGATAAGGAATTTGGACCTGCAAAACAACATGAGCCAGACAATGGAGGAACAAGATATTCGAGAAGATCCAATCCAAAAGTATCAAAAAATACTGCGGTGATCTGCTCGGACATTACAGTTTCCAGAGAAACTACACTGTATTCTTATCCAGCGCTCATGCGTTCTCCTCTGCACATGCATTCTTCTCCTCCAAAGCCAGCCAAAAGAAATTTGGCGCCAAATAGAAGGCTAATGAAAATGCATTCTTTTAGTGAAGTTGATAGTCAGCTACACATGAATTCTCGTTCTACAGAAATTGGTAAGTTGAAAGGCAACAAGCCTATTACAGCATGTAGAGTAGAGAAGCATGGCAATACAAAACATTGCCATGGAGGTTCAAAACAGATGCCATCAATACCTCGGTCATCTTCCAGGGATTACagagaaggaagaagcagacagtAA